One genomic window of Rhizomicrobium sp. includes the following:
- the rpsD gene encoding 30S ribosomal protein S4, producing MTKRANSKYKLDRRMGESVWGRPKSPVNKRSYGPGQHGQRRAKKLSDYGTQLQAKQKLKGYYGNITERQFRKYYQEASRRQGDTGENMIGLLERRLDAVVYRAKFVPTPFAARQLVSHGHVKVNGRRVTIASYQVGDKDQIELSDKAKQMALVLEATKSAERDTPDYVNVDHDKMTAKLLRTPKLSDVPYASQMQPHLIVEFYSR from the coding sequence ATGACCAAGCGCGCCAATTCGAAATACAAGCTGGACCGCCGCATGGGCGAGAGCGTCTGGGGCCGCCCCAAGAGCCCCGTCAACAAGCGCTCCTATGGCCCCGGCCAGCATGGCCAGCGCCGCGCCAAAAAGCTCTCCGACTACGGCACGCAGCTCCAGGCCAAGCAGAAGCTCAAGGGCTATTACGGCAACATCACCGAGCGCCAGTTCCGCAAATATTATCAGGAGGCCTCGCGCCGCCAGGGCGACACCGGCGAGAACATGATCGGCCTGCTCGAGCGCCGGCTCGACGCCGTCGTCTATCGCGCGAAATTCGTGCCCACGCCCTTCGCCGCGCGCCAGCTCGTCAGCCACGGCCATGTGAAGGTCAATGGCCGCCGCGTCACCATCGCCTCCTACCAGGTCGGCGACAAGGATCAGATCGAGCTCTCCGACAAGGCCAAGCAGATGGCGCTGGTGCTCGAAGCCACCAAGAGCGCCGAGCGTGACACGCCCGACTATGTGAACGTCGACCACGACAAGATGACGGCCAAGCTGCTGCGCACGCCCAAGCTGTCGGACGTGCCCTACGCCTCGCAGATGCAGCCGCATCTGATCGTCGAATTCTATTCGCGCTGA
- the purL gene encoding phosphoribosylformylglycinamidine synthase subunit PurL → MSEITAEIVREHGLTDEEYGRIKRLLNRDPNLVELGIFSVMWSEHCSYKSTRVHLAKLPTKAPWVIQGPGENAGVIDIGDGDACIFKMESHNHPSFIEPYQGAATGVGGIMRDVFTMGARPIAMMNALRFGEPSHPKTRHLVSGVVSGIGGYGNCMGVPTVGGEVNFHKSYNGNILVNAMCVGLARTDKIFRSAAKGAGNPVVYIGSKTGRDGIHGATMASAEFSEDSEEKRPTVQVGDPFTEKLLLEACLELMATDAIIAIQDMGAAGLTSSSAEMADKGGSGIELDLDHVPQREANMTAYDMMLSESQERMLAVLKPGREAEAERIFKKWELDFAVIGVTTDTHRLIVKHKGAVVADMPVTALSDEAPKYQRPFEPAEPAHGTPAHDASRPVIASLKTILAAPDMCSRRWVWEQYDHTVMADTVQRPGGDAAVVRVHGTNKGLSITTDVTPRYCLADPFEGAKQAVAEAWRNITAVGARPLAVTDNLNFGNPQKPHIMGQIVRGIDGIGEACRFLDFPVIGGNCSLYNETNGEGILPTPAIGAVGLMRDVSKMATIGFKRNVDVIMLVGETKGHLGQSIYLREIEGKEEGAAPPVHLPSEKRNGDFVRLLIEAGGIDTVHDISDGGLAVALAEMCLAGGWGANIRLPEGADPISFLFGEDQARYVVAFPSALTMRVSETARNHGVPHVLIGCTAPDKLLIEGVGEIAVAALKSAHEDWFPRYMSGEEIPPSN, encoded by the coding sequence AGATCGTCCGCGAACACGGCCTTACCGACGAGGAATATGGCCGCATCAAGCGGCTGCTCAACCGCGATCCCAATCTCGTCGAGCTCGGCATCTTTTCGGTGATGTGGTCGGAGCATTGCTCCTACAAATCCACCCGCGTGCATCTGGCGAAACTGCCGACCAAGGCGCCCTGGGTGATCCAGGGGCCGGGCGAGAATGCCGGCGTGATCGACATCGGCGACGGCGATGCCTGCATCTTCAAGATGGAATCGCACAACCATCCCAGTTTCATCGAGCCCTATCAGGGCGCGGCGACCGGCGTCGGCGGCATCATGCGCGACGTCTTCACCATGGGCGCGCGGCCCATCGCGATGATGAACGCACTGCGCTTCGGCGAGCCCTCGCATCCCAAGACCCGGCATCTGGTGTCCGGCGTGGTCAGCGGCATCGGCGGCTATGGCAATTGCATGGGCGTGCCGACGGTCGGCGGCGAGGTCAATTTCCACAAGAGCTATAACGGCAACATCCTGGTCAATGCGATGTGCGTCGGCTTGGCGCGCACCGACAAAATTTTCCGCTCGGCCGCCAAGGGCGCCGGCAATCCCGTCGTCTATATCGGATCGAAGACGGGGCGCGACGGCATTCATGGCGCCACCATGGCGAGCGCCGAGTTCAGCGAGGACTCCGAAGAGAAGCGCCCCACGGTGCAGGTCGGCGATCCCTTCACCGAGAAGCTCCTGCTCGAAGCCTGCCTCGAACTGATGGCGACGGATGCGATCATCGCGATCCAGGACATGGGGGCGGCGGGGCTCACCTCGTCGTCCGCCGAGATGGCGGACAAGGGCGGCAGCGGCATCGAGCTCGATCTCGATCATGTGCCGCAGCGCGAAGCCAACATGACCGCCTACGACATGATGCTGTCGGAAAGCCAGGAACGCATGCTGGCGGTCCTGAAGCCCGGGCGCGAGGCGGAAGCCGAACGCATCTTCAAGAAATGGGAACTGGATTTCGCGGTGATCGGCGTCACCACCGACACGCACCGGCTGATCGTCAAGCACAAGGGCGCGGTCGTCGCCGATATGCCGGTCACGGCGCTGTCGGACGAGGCGCCGAAATATCAAAGGCCGTTCGAGCCGGCCGAACCGGCGCACGGCACGCCGGCCCATGACGCGTCGCGGCCGGTCATCGCGTCGCTGAAGACGATCCTGGCGGCGCCGGACATGTGCTCGCGCCGCTGGGTGTGGGAGCAGTACGACCACACCGTGATGGCCGACACGGTGCAGCGCCCCGGCGGCGATGCCGCCGTGGTGCGCGTCCACGGCACGAACAAGGGCCTCTCGATCACCACCGACGTGACGCCGCGCTATTGCCTCGCCGATCCGTTCGAGGGCGCCAAGCAGGCGGTTGCGGAAGCCTGGCGCAACATCACCGCGGTCGGCGCCAGGCCGTTGGCGGTGACGGACAACCTCAATTTCGGCAATCCGCAGAAGCCCCACATCATGGGCCAGATCGTGCGCGGCATCGACGGCATCGGCGAGGCCTGCCGCTTCCTCGACTTCCCGGTGATCGGCGGCAATTGCTCACTCTACAACGAGACCAATGGCGAAGGCATCCTGCCGACGCCGGCGATCGGCGCCGTCGGGCTGATGCGCGACGTCTCGAAGATGGCGACGATCGGCTTCAAGCGGAACGTCGATGTGATCATGCTGGTGGGCGAGACCAAAGGTCACCTGGGCCAGTCGATCTATCTGCGCGAGATCGAAGGCAAGGAAGAAGGCGCGGCGCCGCCGGTCCACCTGCCCAGCGAAAAGCGCAACGGCGATTTCGTCCGCCTGCTGATCGAGGCCGGCGGCATCGACACGGTGCACGACATCTCGGACGGCGGACTGGCGGTCGCGCTGGCGGAGATGTGCCTGGCCGGCGGCTGGGGTGCGAATATCCGCCTGCCCGAGGGCGCCGATCCGATCTCCTTCCTGTTCGGCGAGGACCAGGCCCGCTATGTCGTTGCCTTCCCCTCGGCGCTGACGATGCGCGTATCGGAAACGGCGCGCAATCATGGCGTGCCGCATGTCCTGATCGGCTGCACCGCGCCGGACAAGCTGTTGATCGAAGGCGTGGGCGAGATCGCGGTCGCCGCGCTGAAATCGGCGCATGAGGACTGGTTTCCGCGCTATATGAGCGGCGAAGAAATCCCGCCGAGCAACTAG
- the grxD gene encoding Grx4 family monothiol glutaredoxin: MSDIRQRIDAEVKANPVILFMKGTPVFPQCGFSAATVQILSHLGVKFKAIDVLKDPEIRQGIKEYSDWPTIPQLYVKGQFVGGADIVREMFENEELGAFFAEQGIALETA, translated from the coding sequence ATGAGCGACATCCGCCAGCGTATCGACGCCGAAGTCAAAGCCAATCCCGTCATCCTCTTCATGAAGGGCACGCCCGTTTTTCCGCAATGCGGATTTTCGGCCGCGACGGTGCAGATTCTCTCGCATCTCGGCGTGAAGTTCAAAGCGATCGACGTCCTCAAGGATCCGGAGATCCGCCAGGGCATCAAGGAATACTCCGACTGGCCGACGATCCCGCAGCTCTATGTGAAGGGCCAGTTCGTCGGCGGCGCCGATATCGTGCGCGAGATGTTCGAGAACGAAGAACTCGGCGCCTTCTTCGCCGAGCAGGGCATCGCGCTCGAAACCGCCTAA
- a CDS encoding site-specific integrase, producing the protein MANSVAPKAALLQDMHMSYALDAFDHLEVFQAFGGVLIGHLQHYWPKCFTRRDAPMTYTSGQLGLFDRRGGRKYLSASEIPRFLDAASDADTGTQLLCRMLAFTGCRISEALAITPARLDAETNRIVFRTLKRRRTVYRDVPIPPELMDALRLYCRELPEGTALWPYSRQTAWRRIKAVMSAAGITGPHAMPKGLRHGFGVANAEENVPMATTQKWLGHAKLETTAIYQQAMGREEHALASRIWTKWSEFSG; encoded by the coding sequence ATGGCCAATTCGGTTGCGCCGAAGGCCGCATTGCTTCAGGACATGCACATGTCCTATGCGCTTGACGCTTTCGACCATCTTGAAGTTTTCCAAGCTTTCGGCGGTGTTTTAATCGGCCACTTGCAACACTATTGGCCAAAGTGTTTCACACGCCGGGATGCACCGATGACTTACACAAGCGGCCAACTAGGACTGTTCGACCGGCGAGGCGGTCGGAAATACCTTTCCGCTTCCGAGATTCCCCGCTTTCTTGACGCGGCAAGCGATGCCGATACCGGAACGCAGCTGCTATGCCGCATGCTGGCCTTCACCGGATGCCGGATCAGCGAGGCGCTGGCAATCACGCCGGCCCGCCTCGATGCGGAGACGAACCGCATCGTCTTTCGCACACTGAAGCGTCGCCGCACCGTCTATCGCGACGTACCCATCCCGCCGGAGTTGATGGACGCGCTGCGCCTCTATTGCCGCGAGCTGCCCGAAGGAACAGCTCTCTGGCCCTATTCCCGGCAAACCGCCTGGCGGCGCATCAAGGCCGTCATGTCAGCGGCCGGCATCACCGGTCCGCACGCCATGCCGAAGGGCCTGCGCCACGGCTTCGGCGTCGCCAACGCCGAAGAGAACGTGCCGATGGCAACGACGCAGAAGTGGCTGGGCCATGCAAAGCTGGAAACAACGGCCATCTATCAGCAGGCAATGGGACGTGAGGAGCACGCTCTTGCCAGCAGGATATGGACGAAGTGGAGTGAGTTCAGCGGTTGA
- a CDS encoding glutathione S-transferase family protein, with protein sequence MTYTVFGDKGSGAFSAEAVLAEAGAPYEFYSVSLEKNEQKKPEFLSINPSGKIPALRLPEGGVITESAAILLTIADHFPNARLLPPQAGSARAQAYRWLAFMASEIYPMVEIVDYPERFAPADAADALKQRARERVRERILIVERMTAGPWFLPDGFSVLDIYAAMFSRWSIGREWRDAHLPKLNALARSLSERPAIAPVWRRHFGG encoded by the coding sequence ATGACCTACACCGTCTTCGGCGACAAGGGTTCGGGCGCGTTCTCCGCCGAGGCGGTGCTCGCCGAGGCCGGCGCGCCTTACGAGTTCTATTCCGTCTCGCTGGAGAAGAACGAGCAGAAGAAGCCGGAATTCCTGAGCATCAATCCGAGCGGCAAGATCCCGGCGCTTCGTCTCCCCGAGGGCGGGGTGATCACTGAATCCGCCGCCATCCTGCTCACCATCGCCGATCACTTCCCCAATGCGCGGCTGCTGCCGCCTCAGGCCGGCTCGGCCCGGGCCCAGGCCTATCGCTGGCTCGCCTTCATGGCGTCGGAAATCTATCCGATGGTGGAGATCGTCGATTATCCCGAACGCTTCGCGCCGGCGGACGCCGCCGATGCGCTCAAGCAAAGGGCGCGCGAGCGCGTGCGCGAACGCATCCTGATCGTGGAGCGGATGACGGCGGGGCCTTGGTTCCTGCCCGACGGATTCTCCGTGCTCGACATCTACGCGGCGATGTTCAGCCGCTGGTCCATCGGCCGCGAATGGCGCGACGCGCATCTGCCCAAACTGAACGCGCTCGCCAGGTCCCTGTCCGAACGGCCCGCCATCGCACCCGTCTGGCGGCGCCATTTCGGCGGCTAG
- a CDS encoding DUF3768 domain-containing protein, with amino-acid sequence MTSTARSRVRDLNDAFRTGSPSSEGRWMLTPGVLAEGPEFTALAIAAVRGFTGFGPNNDPYGEHDFGAFNLAGLHLFWKIDHYDRDLRYGSEDPADPAITTRVLTVMLASEY; translated from the coding sequence ATGACCTCCACCGCTCGCAGCCGGGTCCGCGATCTCAACGACGCGTTCCGCACCGGCAGCCCCTCTTCGGAGGGGCGCTGGATGCTCACGCCGGGAGTGCTCGCCGAAGGACCCGAGTTCACCGCGCTGGCCATAGCGGCCGTGCGCGGCTTCACCGGGTTCGGACCGAACAACGATCCGTACGGCGAGCACGACTTTGGAGCCTTCAATCTGGCCGGACTTCATCTTTTCTGGAAGATCGACCACTACGACCGCGATCTGCGCTACGGCTCGGAAGATCCAGCCGACCCGGCCATCACCACGCGCGTGCTTACCGTTATGCTGGCCTCGGAATATTGA
- a CDS encoding DUF262 domain-containing protein: MANDKEAPPIEIEDEFELGLAAGVEDESATESSSGSFTITSYGADYPVDTLVKRMKGEAFFIPEFQRNFVWSQRHASRFIESLLMGLPVPGIFLYKEAQSGKHLVVDGQQRLRTLQYFYEGVFVEKAFRLLGVRAEWEGKTYKELPTNEQLKLDDSIVHATIFQQDEPKESTKSLYFVFERINSGGIRLSAQEIRNCISAGPVLNTAKKLNDDVNWREIFGEKRNNRLKDQELVLRALAMIHGRAHYSAPMRDFLNNFTTNETNPINEGTLKQLGDLFSKSMELIYAAKGKQAFRPVRALNAAVFEAVTVGVAERVRSGKTPADTGKLRHEYEQLLQNPEFLKACNSATATDESVKTRQRLAVEAFAGI; this comes from the coding sequence ATGGCTAACGACAAAGAAGCGCCACCGATCGAGATCGAGGACGAGTTTGAACTAGGGCTTGCAGCCGGAGTCGAAGACGAGAGCGCAACCGAATCCAGCAGCGGTAGCTTTACGATCACGAGCTACGGCGCGGACTATCCGGTAGATACGTTAGTAAAGCGGATGAAGGGCGAAGCGTTCTTTATTCCAGAGTTTCAGCGCAATTTCGTTTGGTCACAACGACATGCGTCGCGATTCATCGAATCACTTTTGATGGGGTTACCCGTACCTGGCATCTTTCTCTATAAGGAGGCTCAATCTGGCAAGCACCTTGTTGTTGACGGTCAACAGCGCCTCCGTACGCTGCAATACTTTTACGAAGGCGTTTTCGTTGAAAAGGCATTTCGCCTATTAGGTGTTCGGGCCGAGTGGGAAGGAAAAACGTACAAAGAGCTTCCGACAAATGAGCAACTCAAACTCGACGATTCGATAGTGCATGCCACCATCTTTCAACAAGACGAGCCGAAAGAGTCTACCAAGAGCCTCTATTTCGTTTTCGAGCGCATTAACTCTGGTGGAATTCGCTTGTCCGCTCAGGAGATCAGAAATTGCATTAGCGCTGGACCGGTCCTGAATACTGCAAAGAAATTGAACGATGACGTTAATTGGCGCGAGATCTTCGGTGAAAAGCGCAACAACCGCCTTAAGGACCAAGAACTTGTCCTGCGCGCATTGGCAATGATCCATGGACGCGCACATTATTCTGCGCCTATGCGCGATTTCCTGAACAATTTCACAACTAACGAAACTAACCCGATAAATGAAGGCACATTGAAGCAGCTTGGCGACCTTTTCTCAAAATCGATGGAGCTGATCTACGCGGCAAAGGGCAAACAGGCTTTTCGTCCGGTACGGGCGCTAAATGCTGCCGTGTTTGAAGCTGTCACCGTTGGAGTGGCTGAGCGCGTTCGAAGCGGAAAAACGCCGGCAGATACGGGCAAGCTTAGGCATGAGTACGAGCAGTTGCTACAAAATCCAGAATTCTTGAAGGCATGTAACAGCGCAACGGCCACTGACGAATCGGTGAAAACGAGGCAGCGGCTCGCTGTCGAGGCATTTGCGGGCATCTAA
- a CDS encoding HEPN domain-containing protein, whose product MSFPIENRFNAVEKVVNAACAKGLDAEIASYHCKLGCVLICGAIERSVEILISERLASRSPPQVAEFLKAYFKRGANYDCEEISQLLFKFDTAWGKKFELFLISDERIKSGVSSCYATRNSIAHGGGQSLGPRALREYFDAAFALIAELEKILR is encoded by the coding sequence TTGTCCTTCCCCATAGAAAATCGTTTCAATGCCGTTGAGAAGGTCGTCAATGCCGCTTGTGCGAAGGGCCTCGATGCTGAGATTGCTTCATACCACTGCAAGCTTGGCTGCGTGCTCATTTGCGGCGCAATTGAACGCTCCGTCGAGATATTGATTAGCGAGAGACTTGCGAGCAGATCGCCGCCACAAGTCGCAGAATTTCTGAAGGCTTACTTCAAGCGCGGCGCCAATTATGATTGCGAGGAAATTTCGCAGCTCCTTTTTAAATTCGACACGGCTTGGGGTAAGAAATTCGAGCTTTTCTTGATTTCTGACGAGCGGATCAAGTCAGGAGTGTCTTCTTGTTATGCCACAAGAAATTCTATCGCCCACGGAGGCGGCCAGTCGCTCGGGCCGAGGGCTCTTCGCGAATATTTTGATGCAGCGTTCGCACTCATTGCTGAGTTAGAGAAGATTCTTCGATAG
- a CDS encoding small ribosomal subunit Rsm22 family protein, which translates to MNPALPARLRDAMDALLEGVSRKDLAARAQAISKLYRGGSGSALAVAEELDTLAYVVARLPATYAVVLAVLNDTHAAVSDFAPNSLLDVGAGPATASWAAREVWPAIARLTLTDSNPHFLALARKLSPAADAEFLSRDLRRDDLPKADLVVAGFVLAEIPTAAQRAVVERLYAAANDVLVLVEPGTPDGFARIRAARDVLIAGGAQVLGPCTHANACPIVAPDWCHFSQRLPRSRDHMHAKGASVPYEDERYSWLAVSRTRRSAFDDKARVLAPPKDSKPGIELKLCAPSGLESRFVTKRDKNTFAAVRKAEWGDVV; encoded by the coding sequence GTGAATCCGGCCCTTCCGGCACGCCTGCGGGATGCGATGGACGCCTTGCTCGAAGGCGTCTCGCGCAAGGATTTGGCGGCGCGCGCGCAGGCGATCTCGAAGCTCTATCGCGGCGGTTCCGGCTCGGCCCTCGCGGTGGCGGAGGAATTGGACACGCTCGCTTATGTGGTTGCGCGGTTGCCGGCGACCTATGCGGTCGTGCTTGCCGTGCTGAACGATACCCACGCCGCGGTATCCGATTTTGCGCCCAATTCCCTACTGGATGTGGGGGCGGGTCCCGCGACCGCGAGCTGGGCCGCGCGGGAGGTCTGGCCGGCCATCGCGCGCCTGACGCTAACCGATTCCAATCCGCATTTCCTCGCCTTGGCGCGAAAGCTTTCGCCGGCGGCTGACGCGGAGTTCCTGTCGCGCGATCTTCGCCGCGACGATCTTCCGAAGGCCGATCTCGTCGTCGCGGGTTTCGTGCTGGCGGAAATTCCCACCGCCGCGCAGCGCGCCGTCGTCGAGCGGCTATACGCCGCCGCGAACGACGTGCTGGTCCTGGTCGAGCCCGGCACACCGGACGGCTTCGCCCGCATCCGCGCCGCGCGCGACGTATTGATCGCGGGCGGCGCCCAGGTGCTCGGTCCCTGCACCCATGCCAATGCCTGTCCCATCGTTGCGCCGGACTGGTGCCATTTCTCGCAGCGCCTGCCGCGCTCGCGCGACCACATGCATGCCAAGGGGGCCTCCGTGCCTTACGAGGACGAACGCTATTCCTGGCTCGCCGTCAGCCGCACGCGCCGCTCTGCCTTCGACGACAAGGCACGCGTCCTGGCGCCGCCGAAGGATTCAAAACCGGGAATCGAATTGAAGCTTTGCGCGCCCTCCGGTCTGGAGAGCCGATTCGTCACCAAGCGCGACAAGAACACGTTCGCCGCGGTGCGCAAGGCGGAATGGGGCGACGTCGTCTAG
- a CDS encoding BolA family transcriptional regulator yields MGMKAAEIETFIKEAFPDADVTMTDLAGDDNHWAAVVASSAFKGKTRVQQHQMVYAALKGNMGGVLHALQLTTQAKD; encoded by the coding sequence ATGGGCATGAAAGCCGCCGAAATCGAGACATTTATCAAGGAGGCGTTTCCCGACGCGGACGTAACGATGACCGACCTTGCCGGCGACGACAATCACTGGGCCGCGGTCGTGGCCTCCTCTGCCTTCAAGGGCAAGACCCGGGTGCAGCAGCACCAGATGGTCTATGCCGCGCTCAAGGGCAACATGGGCGGCGTGCTGCACGCGCTGCAATTGACGACGCAGGCAAAAGACTGA